A genomic region of Corticium candelabrum chromosome 22, ooCorCand1.1, whole genome shotgun sequence contains the following coding sequences:
- the LOC134197072 gene encoding uncharacterized protein LOC134197072 gives MCLMLKGLNRYYQPGVWRQKSDADESPDSRRKRSKDQPVMKQIRPVVVSVEVPSAGKHHVFTDAPKPIQRQRHPVPTATARAVGLSLGSTELTVYVRPQRHLRLHAREIPHTFNYIETESHVVQGREQPVAYRPISSPVMLNKQTSTSVSPHRVTAVVPSKFSPLPIKKKQPGVSQSVSVRKRALTLPSKFPRPTIARQENKMQNFFSQQPLPTHQTIYQIPPPRSRSIESAVEPPMVANEVHTLASEEEGEASSTVIIVPSRPPLPEKYMSELPATETLTDSHRPKSESCGEVSVHVGDKGGVKPKKRHPTKITIYGEKQEDPKGEFPVITPVEVLEDEQSPVEEVAADYMSESDEEPPPVPERPRGDYSVKINIDSNVPEMIHEPVPPPLVVSIVHAEWDLFEFRSPSPEGLHTLQVEALKDRVQLVQPDVDWNVALEDKDDDDYLPSPALSPDYVVEAEPPDHDLVSSPVHITMSPPVWPQIRSPEPSEQLPCPVNEDFVTMKLVSADEMSWGQSLVDFDDLNETDFALQHVAIHGDPTFPREVGASSPPPPDTPDIDINDLNEIDWPKQLNVVQHSSPSRKPVPVSVTLLRIIVSEPQKHANHIDYKVEFKSCLPCFPWEESVVRRRLQEFVWLRRKLKSPGVYVPLINGTLEKADELQDELQLFLRLVCSDPMHQYEESLHLFLKSPFPIPDAMLINQMEIVDAKRKKRSEGKQVSRSYRPTVYSTWVHFYNPKQARSCPSLTTETCSSSPRDPTLSLPPRL, from the exons ATGTGTCTTATG ttgaAGGGTTTAAACAGGTATTATCAGCCTGGAGTTTGGAGGCAGAAGTCTGATGCTGATGAGAGTCCTGATAGTAGAAGAAAGCGTTCAAAAGATCAGCCAGTAATGAAACAGATAAGACCAGTTGTAGTTTCTGTTGAAGTTCCAAGTGCTGGGAAACATCATGTTTTTACTGATGCACCAAAACCAATTCAGCGTCAAAGACATCCAGTTCCAACTGCAACAGCTCGGGCTGTTGGACTGTCATTAGGAAGTACAGAACTGACTGTTTATGTCAGACCTCAACGGCATCTTCGTCTTCATGCAAGAGAGATTCCCCATACTTTCAATTACATTGAGACCGAGTCACATGTTGTACAAGGCAGAGAACAGCCAGTTGCATATCGACCGATCAGCAGTCCAGTCATgttaaacaaacagaccagcaCGTCAGTATCTCCTCATCGAGTTACAGCTGTTGTTCCTAGTAAATTCTCTCCATTGCCTATTAAAAAGAAACAGCCAGGTGTGTCTCAATCTGTTTCAGTTCGAAAAAGAGCATTGACTCTTCCTTCAAAGTTTCCAAGACCAACGATAGCAAGACAGGAGAACAAAATGCAAAACTTTTTTTCCCAACAACCTCTTCCAACACATCAAACTATTTATCAGATTCCTCCTCCTCGTAGTAGGAGTATAGAAAGTGCTGTAGAACCCCCTATGGTGGCGAATGAAGTACATACTCTTGCTTCAGAGGAAGAAGGTGAGGCAAGTTCTACAGTGATAATTGTACCGTCTCGACCGCCACTACCAGAGAAATATATGTCAGAATTGCCTGCTACAGAAACACTCACTGATAGTCATCGGCCAAAGTCTGAAAGCTGTGGTGAAGTAAGTGTTCATGTTGGAGATAAGGGTGGTGTGAAACCTAAGAAGCGACATCcaacaaaaattacaatttatggAGAAAAGCAAGAAGATCCCAAAGGTGAATTTCCTGTTATAACTCCAGTTGAAGTCTTGGAAGACGAACAGTCACCAGTTGAGGAGGTAGCAGCGGACTATATGAGTGAGTCTGATGAAGAACCACCACCTGTGCCTGAACGACCAAGAGGAGATTATTCTGTAAAGATCAACATTGATTCGAATGTGCCAGAGATGATCCATGAACCTGTTCCTCCACCACTCGTTGTATCTATTGTGCATGCAGAATGGGACTTGTTTGAATTTCGTAGTCCTTCACCTGAAGGATTGCACACACTACAAGTAGAGGCACTCAAAGACAGAGTTCAGCTGGTTCAGCCAGATGTTGATTGGAATGTGGCTCTTGAAGAcaaagatgatgatgattattTACCAAGCCCTGCATTGTCTCCTGACTATGTTGTTGAAGCAGAACCACCTGACCATGACCTTGTTTCTTCTCCGGTTCATATCACGATGTCTCCACCTGTGTGGCCCCAAATTCGGTCACCAGAACCGTCTGAACAGCTGCCTTGCCCTGTTAATGAAGATTTCGTTACAATGAAGTTAGTCAGTGCAGATGAAATGTCATGGGGGCAGTCTTTGGTAGATTTTGATGATCTCAATGAAACTGACTTTGCACTTCAACATGTTGCTATTCATGGTGATCCAACTTTCCCAAGAGAAGTAGGAGCATCATCGCCACCACCACCAGACACTCCTG atattgatatcaatgacctaAATGAAATTGATTGGCCGAAGCAACTGAATGTTGTACAACATTCATCCCCATCTAGAAAACCAG TTCCAGTGTCTGTTACTTTGCTTCGTATCATTGTTAGTGAACCACAAAAGCACGCAAACCATATTGACTACAAGGTGGAGTTCAAG TCTTGCTTGCCTTGCTTTCCTTGGGAAGAATCAGTTGTCAGACGACGTTTACAGGAATTTGTGTGGTTAAGAAGAAAACTGAAGTCTCCTGGTGTGTATGTGCCCTTAATCAATGGTACCTTGGAGAAAGCAGATGAATTGCAAGATGAGCTACAGTTATTTCTAAGGCT tgtttgCTCTGATCCCATGCATCAATATGAAGAATCTCTGCATCTGTTTCTAAAATCACCATTTCCTATTCCTGATGCAATGCTAATTAATCAGATGGAAATTg TGGATGCTAAGAGGAAGAAAAGAAGTGAGGGGAAACAAGTGTCAAGATCATACAGACCTACAGTGTACTCAACCTGGGTGCACTTTTATAATCCAAAGCAAGCCAGGTCTTGTCCATCACTAACGACAGAAACATGCAGCAGCAGTCCAAGAGATCCTACTTTGTCACTGCCACCAAGACTTTAA
- the LOC134197136 gene encoding ubiquitin-conjugating enzyme E2 N, which translates to MAQGLPRRITKETQRLMAEPVPGIQAVPDEHNARYFHVIVDGPRDSPFEGGTFKLELFLPEEYPMSAPKVRFMTKIYHPNIDKLGRICLDILKDKWSPALQIRTVLLSIQALLSAPNPDDPLANDVAEQWKTNESRAIETAQAWTRLYGKKS; encoded by the exons ATGGCTCAAGGGCTTCCCAGACGGATAACGAAG GAAACGCAGAGGCTAATGGCAGAACCAGTTCCTGGCATTCAAGCTGTGCCTGATGAGCACAACGCTAGATACTTTCATGTTATTGTCGACGGGCCCAGAGAT TCCCCGTTTGAAGGTGGCACTTTCAAGTTGGAGCTGTTTCTACCAGAAGAATATCCAATGTCGGCTCCAAAAGTGCGGTTTATGACTAAAATTTATCATCCCAATATAGACAAGTTGGGAAGAATATGTCTGGACATTTTGAAAG ACAAGTGGAGTCCTGCTCTACAAATAAGAACAGTTCTGCTCTCAATTCAAGCTCTTTTGAGCGCTCCAAATCCTGATGATCCTCTTGCCAATGATGTTGCTGAGCAATGGAAGACAAATGAGTCTCGGGCGATCGAAACAG CTCAAGCATGGACTCGTCTGTATGGGAAGAAGTCATGA
- the LOC134197477 gene encoding uncharacterized protein LOC134197477, whose product MSPHEFVVAARYWLGLPVFPFPPNSIRCICGHPLDPYGDHLVGCGHGPHRLNRHNALCESIWQSLLIDSKQVVKEQRSSGQSKCRPGDVFHPNFLNGRPGYFDITVRNTLQPSYIARVAETSGVVAEAAEMGKDDRHHARVSLTGGTFYPLVVETLGLWSPDSLETLKSISSKVCAVLAVPFWKALKNLLEQLSVRLWIYNARMISSRILAEVAEVLSWDFPVCE is encoded by the coding sequence ATGTCACcccatgagtttgttgtagcagCAAGATACTGGTTGGGTCTACCTGTGTTTCCGTTCCCACCAAACAGCATCAGATGTATATGTGGTCATCCACTTGACCCATATGGAGATCATCTTGTTGGGTGTGGTCATGGTCCACATCGTCTGAATCGACATAATGCTTTATGTGAGTCTATTTGGCAATCACTCCTCATTGATTCCAAACAAGTTGTgaaagaacagagaagctCGGGTCAATCCAAATGCCGCCCAGGTGATGTCTTCCATCCGAATTTCTTGAATGGACGGCCTGGATATTTTGACATCACTGTAAGAAACACGTTGCAACCATCTTACATTGctcgagttgctgaaacatcaggagttgttgcagaagcagcagaaatgggCAAGGATGATCGTCACCATGCAAGAGTATCTTTGACTGGTGGTACATTTTATCCGTTGGTAGTTGAAACACTTGGCCTTTGGTCACCAGACAGTCTAGAGACTTTGAAGTCTATATCCTCAAAAGTAtgtgctgtgttagctgttcCCTTCTGGAAGGCTTTAAAGAATTTGCTAGAGCAGCTTTCTGTTAGATTATGGATTTATAACGCTAGAATGATATCTAGCCGCATACTTGCGGAAGTAGCTGAAGTCCTTAGTTGGGACttccctgtatgtgagtag
- the LOC134197071 gene encoding uncharacterized protein LOC134197071 yields the protein MSVDEFSVTQCSDEEFDLALKSFSLEEVNVAIRIFEKQIEVEQRIQAGLQNLIKLYKAQPGMATKGTSVNKFMASTKQLVASQGRLAVLRSRSLRCVTRHIELGGHSFMNSGGQADGVHGDVGNNQSAINTGGSSGVSRKMSFLILHAFSDGMGTRLSLFVLATRSSRPLPFWKCIYACSRHLQPPSADICSRFCSQ from the exons ATGAGTGTCGACGAGTTCTCAGTGACACAATGTTCGGATGAAGAATTCGATTTAGCTCTGAAATCATTCAGTCTGGAG GAGGTAAATGTAGCCATTCGAATCTTTGAGAAGCAGATAGAAGTTGAACAGCGAATACAAGCAGGTTTACAAAACTTGATCAAACTGTACAA GGCACAACCAGGAATGGCTACTAA AGGTACATCTGTCAATAAATTTATGGCAAGCACTAAGCAACTTGTGGCAAGCCAAGGTCGACTTGCAGTGTTGAGAAGCAGATCTCTTCGTTGTGTGACACGA cATATTGAATTGGGTGGCCATTCTTTCATG AATTCTGGAGGTCAGGCTGATGGTGTTCATGGAGATGTTGGAAACAATCAATCAGCTATTAATACAGGAGGCTCGTCAGGGGTATCTAGAAAG ATGAGTTTTCTCATTCTGCACGCTTTCTCAGACGGAATGGGTACACGGCTATCTCTATTTGTGTTAGCAACTCGATCCTCGCGTCCTCTGCCATTTTGGAAGTGCATCTATGCATGCTCCCGGCACTTGCAGCCGCCGTCTGCTGACATTTGCAGCCGCTTCTGTTCTCAGTGA